From a single Bacillus sp. BGMRC 2118 genomic region:
- a CDS encoding ABC transporter permease, producing MDKLLDKIGCLVMLRFIWNSWWRNKERFILLIVGVLIISTGLSYLVGITQATNGTITDELQKRWESSYHIVVRPEGSRSVTEDKKLLEPNYLSGLEGGITLEQYEKIKSMDSIDVAAPISMMGYVYNSVQLDKLNITEPGVYRLKITEKTNTGVDIDTTSGNLYFTRGAWQPDGTGKEYGASRFEGELDFGTNVMLAGIDPEQESALVGINEAMVEGKNSRFFTYEDKPKVKEEDGLIDTEIPVIVSNKEFVDGKITYSIEKLDLPFELSEQVDTMEKVKQNGGKEYLEKQKGIEVEKREFNTQEAHKKIVGKLSEGSLDGINTFHWMPYKPSPVTYRPVSSPYPERWPFSYEVEPYEVSEDSQLAIDQSYRPVKLFSEDSSGWKRLQFNFKGIFDPSKLNISKDPLTELPMETYFPSKAQWVIDKENQPVNPPKEMKPLNNPYGFLTKPPLILTTIDAAAKVLGNKPISAIRVKVSGVEKLTDESELILQQVAKRIEEETGLITDITLGSSPQPALTHIPGIEGKSNLGWVQQPWIKLGSSITIFQETKVGFSGIIASVILVAIVYVFSSNLIMMFSRKKEFAVLLSLGWRPSKLSKLLFIESTILGITVSTISWTILGFFFLTNNIDTSGWRVLLIGVFGLIIYWMGMIIPAILVKRIKPYEAMKQGEISKQHKRITRAQSIVGMTFNYLVTMWKRTILSIVSIAFPTSLLIFFLFITFHLRGVMYATWLGEFVAMEVGTMHYIAMGVAILIAILTTAEIIWQNVSERQSEIAVLKALGWQNKNIRLLVLLEGGLSGLMAGVIGLSLSFVIIWSVYGQFPSEELLFLCGTLLIPIATGILAASLPAEKAVKIQPYQGLQGTISNSQKTEKRFKYVFGMTGAGLIVAVLILLIYSLPDTDGSQMTNTRTPSEQDKTEGEVIEVYKNTNEDEESNSSEGKKDIIDQYFEEAWKESKLGEQLDPNKDGSEVFTFGNLVTPPSDIIKEDIESELITIPLTFERGQINEMPNGSIFYKPYFRIVDDKGNEYRPIDMEINGRENWDQSFNLRAPGKADVLLTYEIPKVTNRLILVLDIDGFEVGNIVVKIK from the coding sequence AGTTATTTGGTAGGAATAACTCAAGCTACAAATGGGACAATCACTGATGAACTACAGAAAAGGTGGGAATCTTCTTATCATATCGTTGTTCGTCCGGAAGGTAGTAGGAGTGTAACAGAGGATAAAAAGTTATTAGAGCCTAATTACCTAAGTGGTCTTGAAGGTGGTATAACTTTAGAACAGTACGAAAAGATTAAATCCATGGATAGTATTGATGTAGCCGCTCCTATTTCAATGATGGGATATGTATACAATTCAGTACAACTTGATAAACTGAACATCACTGAACCAGGAGTGTACAGATTAAAAATTACGGAAAAAACGAATACTGGGGTTGACATAGATACAACCAGTGGTAACTTGTATTTTACTAGAGGGGCGTGGCAACCCGATGGTACGGGGAAGGAATATGGAGCATCACGATTTGAAGGAGAACTTGATTTTGGAACCAATGTAATGCTTGCTGGTATAGATCCAGAACAAGAATCAGCATTGGTTGGAATTAATGAAGCGATGGTAGAAGGAAAGAACAGTCGATTCTTTACTTATGAAGATAAACCCAAAGTAAAAGAAGAAGATGGATTAATCGATACAGAGATTCCAGTGATTGTGAGTAACAAAGAATTTGTAGATGGGAAAATTACTTATAGCATTGAGAAGTTAGACTTACCATTTGAACTTTCAGAACAAGTAGATACAATGGAAAAAGTTAAACAGAACGGAGGGAAGGAGTATTTAGAAAAGCAGAAGGGGATTGAAGTAGAAAAAAGGGAATTTAATACACAAGAGGCACACAAAAAAATTGTTGGAAAGTTATCTGAAGGTTCGTTAGATGGCATTAATACATTTCATTGGATGCCTTATAAACCCTCACCAGTGACTTACCGCCCGGTTTCAAGTCCTTATCCTGAACGTTGGCCGTTTTCATATGAAGTAGAACCGTATGAAGTATCGGAAGACTCACAATTAGCAATAGATCAATCATATAGACCAGTTAAATTATTTAGTGAGGATAGTTCAGGGTGGAAACGGTTACAATTTAATTTTAAAGGAATATTTGATCCAAGTAAATTGAACATCTCAAAAGACCCACTAACAGAACTACCTATGGAGACTTATTTTCCATCAAAAGCTCAGTGGGTAATAGATAAAGAAAATCAGCCTGTAAATCCACCAAAAGAGATGAAACCATTAAATAATCCATACGGTTTTTTAACTAAACCACCGCTCATTCTAACAACAATTGATGCAGCTGCTAAGGTCCTAGGAAATAAACCAATCTCTGCAATACGTGTTAAAGTATCGGGTGTAGAAAAACTAACCGATGAAAGTGAACTGATACTTCAACAAGTTGCAAAAAGAATAGAAGAAGAAACTGGCTTAATTACAGATATTACGCTGGGTTCTTCTCCACAACCTGCTTTAACTCATATACCAGGGATTGAAGGTAAATCGAATTTAGGATGGGTCCAACAGCCATGGATTAAACTTGGTTCATCCATTACCATTTTCCAAGAAACAAAAGTTGGGTTTTCTGGGATTATAGCAAGCGTAATATTAGTTGCAATAGTTTATGTTTTCTCTTCAAATCTAATCATGATGTTTTCTAGGAAAAAAGAATTCGCGGTATTATTATCATTGGGATGGAGACCTAGTAAACTATCAAAGCTATTATTTATTGAGTCGACAATCTTAGGAATTACTGTATCGACTATAAGTTGGACAATATTGGGTTTCTTTTTTCTGACGAATAACATAGATACTTCTGGATGGAGAGTCCTATTGATTGGTGTGTTTGGCCTAATTATCTATTGGATGGGAATGATTATTCCTGCAATTCTTGTAAAACGGATAAAACCATATGAAGCAATGAAACAAGGAGAAATCTCAAAGCAACATAAAAGAATAACACGAGCACAATCCATTGTAGGCATGACGTTTAACTATTTAGTAACGATGTGGAAAAGAACAATTCTATCTATTGTTTCAATTGCTTTTCCTACTAGTCTATTAATCTTCTTCTTATTTATAACTTTCCATCTACGTGGAGTTATGTATGCCACATGGTTGGGAGAATTTGTTGCAATGGAAGTTGGAACCATGCATTACATTGCAATGGGAGTTGCTATTTTAATTGCAATCTTAACCACCGCCGAGATCATTTGGCAAAATGTTTCTGAAAGACAATCTGAAATCGCTGTACTAAAGGCATTAGGTTGGCAGAATAAAAATATCAGACTTTTGGTTTTACTTGAAGGCGGCTTAAGTGGTTTAATGGCAGGAGTCATTGGTCTAAGCTTATCATTCGTTATTATATGGAGTGTATATGGCCAATTTCCAAGTGAAGAACTATTATTCTTATGTGGGACTTTACTTATCCCAATTGCAACTGGTATATTAGCAGCTTCATTACCTGCTGAAAAGGCGGTTAAAATTCAACCTTATCAAGGTTTACAAGGTACAATTAGTAATTCACAAAAAACCGAAAAACGGTTTAAGTATGTATTCGGGATGACTGGAGCAGGTTTAATTGTAGCTGTATTAATTTTACTTATCTATTCACTTCCAGATACCGATGGCTCTCAAATGACTAATACTCGCACCCCTTCCGAACAAGATAAGACGGAAGGTGAGGTAATAGAAGTTTATAAGAATACTAACGAAGATGAGGAATCGAATAGTTCAGAAGGAAAAAAGGATATTATTGATCAATATTTTGAAGAGGCATGGAAAGAAAGTAAGTTAGGAGAGCAATTAGACCCAAACAAAGATGGAAGTGAAGTTTTTACGTTTGGAAATTTAGTTACTCCACCTTCTGATATTATAAAAGAAGATATTGAATCGGAGTTAATAACAATTCCGCTTACGTTTGAAAGAGGACAAATAAATGAAATGCCTAATGGTAGTATTTTTTATAAACCATACTTTAGAATAGTTGATGACAAAGGAAATGAGTATCGCCCAATAGATATGGAAATAAATGGTAGGGAAAATTGGGATCAAAGTTTCAATTTAAGAGCACCTGGAAAAGCGGATGTATTATTAACTTATGAAATTCCCAAAGTGACAAATCGTTTGATATTAGTATTGGATATTGATGGATTTGAAGTTGGAAATATAGTAGTAAAAATTAAGTAA
- a CDS encoding phosphotransferase, whose protein sequence is MELKMICANWEIGDVIDIKEINQGFMNKTYSLVTEGNQSYILRLYESESDVGKVRREYEILHYLRNCLLPFEVPIFISNKMGDYVFQLNEIIAVIMPRIKGVNLDYSNGTQAYEAGKSLGELTKQLGQIEKGKFSEYGENVTYDQFRFFHPSIKDINQIIRKLPTTDTKIQELLTIFQQLDKEVEYYYPLLPKQYIHGDYTSGNVLCSNDQINGIIDFEFYCYDVRHMDLAIAIGGGPSALWELDPTLSNISMLIEGYNSSVSLTEVELLSIPFLIRLRRAAMFVYFTARYLEGLDSEGWMRGIIDWVLTSEQWLTSNKDELIRTIIAAGTRRAQN, encoded by the coding sequence ATGGAGTTGAAGATGATTTGTGCTAATTGGGAGATAGGGGATGTTATAGATATAAAAGAAATTAATCAGGGCTTTATGAATAAGACCTATTCTTTAGTTACAGAAGGTAATCAATCTTACATATTACGACTATATGAGAGTGAAAGTGATGTTGGTAAAGTTAGACGAGAGTATGAAATCCTTCATTATTTACGTAACTGCCTGCTCCCTTTTGAAGTTCCCATTTTTATCAGTAATAAAATGGGTGATTATGTATTTCAATTAAATGAAATCATTGCTGTTATAATGCCACGTATAAAAGGAGTAAACCTTGATTATTCCAATGGAACTCAAGCCTATGAAGCGGGGAAGTCACTGGGGGAATTAACAAAACAACTTGGTCAGATAGAAAAAGGTAAATTTAGTGAATACGGTGAGAATGTTACATACGATCAGTTTCGCTTTTTCCATCCGTCCATTAAAGACATAAATCAAATTATAAGGAAATTGCCGACAACAGACACAAAGATACAAGAATTATTAACTATCTTCCAACAGCTTGATAAGGAAGTTGAATATTACTATCCGTTACTTCCGAAACAGTACATTCATGGTGACTATACATCAGGTAATGTATTGTGCAGTAATGATCAGATAAACGGAATCATAGATTTTGAATTTTATTGTTATGATGTTCGTCATATGGATTTGGCCATTGCTATAGGCGGAGGTCCAAGCGCATTATGGGAACTAGACCCGACCTTATCAAATATAAGTATGTTAATAGAAGGATATAATTCTAGTGTTTCATTAACAGAAGTAGAACTATTGTCTATTCCGTTTCTGATAAGGCTGAGGCGAGCAGCAATGTTTGTATATTTTACAGCAAGGTATCTAGAGGGGCTTGATAGTGAGGGATGGATGAGGGGGATTATTGATTGGGTACTCACAAGTGAACAGTGGCTAACATCAAATAAAGATGAACTAATACGTACGATAATTGCGGCAGGCACCAGGAGAGCACAAAATTAA
- a CDS encoding ABC transporter ATP-binding protein, with translation MTLLDVKIQAAGYEMNKATIKDIQFSVEKGELIGLIGPNGAGKSTTIKTILGLLENVEGSVTYGTESNYSYIPERPIFYDDLTLWEHLDFVAAVEGMDDHEYKKNAVQLLEKYKLIEHAHEFPTKYSKGMQQKAMLILAMITNPSLYIIDEPFMGLDPNAMKLFLDSIRTELNNGAGVLMSTHVLDTAEKICDSFIMIHQGTIVAKGTLDEIRRQCQLPSGSLYDCFHLLAEVS, from the coding sequence GTGACGTTGTTAGATGTAAAAATACAAGCCGCTGGCTATGAAATGAACAAGGCTACGATTAAAGATATTCAATTCTCGGTGGAAAAGGGAGAACTAATTGGGTTAATAGGGCCAAATGGTGCGGGGAAGAGCACAACCATTAAAACAATTTTGGGCCTACTTGAGAATGTTGAAGGTAGTGTTACATATGGTACAGAATCAAACTATTCCTATATACCCGAACGTCCAATCTTTTATGATGACCTGACTCTTTGGGAACATCTTGATTTTGTGGCAGCCGTAGAGGGCATGGATGATCATGAATATAAAAAGAATGCGGTACAATTATTAGAAAAGTACAAGCTTATTGAACATGCACATGAATTTCCGACAAAGTATTCAAAAGGTATGCAGCAAAAAGCAATGCTCATCTTAGCTATGATTACTAATCCATCTTTATATATTATTGACGAGCCGTTTATGGGGCTTGATCCGAATGCAATGAAATTATTTCTTGATTCCATTAGAACTGAGTTGAATAATGGTGCAGGTGTACTCATGTCAACACACGTATTAGATACAGCTGAAAAGATCTGTGACTCATTCATTATGATACATCAAGGTACCATTGTTGCAAAGGGTACTCTGGATGAAATACGAAGGCAGTGTCAATTGCCATCTGGTTCCCTGTATGACTGCTTCCATTTACTTGCAGAGGTTTCATAA